CGTGGCGTGCTGGTCGGGGTGGCCGCGGCGATCAAGCTGACCCCGCTGCTGTTCGTGGTCTACTTCCTCGCCACGGGCCGCTACCGCGACGCCGGCCGCGCGGCGGCGACGTTCGTGGCCTGCGCCGGGCTCGCCGCGATCGTGCTGCCCGCCGAGAGCTGGACCTACTGGACCGAGGCCGTGCGGCAGACGTCGCGGATCGGCAACCTGGCCTCGCTGGGCAACCAGTCCGTGCACGGGATGCTGCTGCGTATCGGCGTCGACGAGGCCGTCCTGCCCCTGCTCTGGGCCGGCCTGGTGGCGCTCATCTGCGCGGCGGCGCTGCTGCGTGCCAGGCAGTTGACCGCGCAGGGCCGCCCCGGGCACGCCGCGGTGCTCGTCGGCTGCGCCACCGTGGCCGCGTCCCCGGTTTCCTGGACCCACCATCAGGTGTGGCCGGTGCTCGCCGCGATGCTGCTGATCGGCGCGTCCGGTGTCACCCAACGCGTCGCCGGCGCGGCGCTGCTCGCCGCAATGGTCGTCTCGCTGGGTGCGGTCCTCAGTCCGGTGTCGATGCGGCCGGGCGTGCAGTTCCTGTTCGAGAACGCCCGCGCCGTCGGGGTGTGCCTGCTGTGCCTGGCCGGCTTCGGCGGCGTCGCGGTCGCCGCCGTCCGGACGAACCGGCGACCGGCCGTCGGGCGGGCCTGGTGGCGGGTGGGCATCACGGCCACGGTGGCGGTGGCGTTCTTCGCCGTGCAACCGCTGCCCGCCGGCGCGGACCCCACCTTCAAGGCGTACACCCTCGACGACGTGGTCAACCCGCGATACTTCTTCGTCTGCCGTGGCCCGGTCGAGTGCGCCGCCTACGGCACCGACGCGCCGGTCACCTTCGGCACCCGGGCCGAGAAGACCAAGGTGCGGGTCAACGGCGTGGTCTCCGGGCAGGTGGCCCGATTGGAGTACTACTCCGCGCCGGGCGGGGCGCCCCGGACCATCCCCCTGCTCGCCGCCTACCCGGGGACGCGGACGTTCTCGTTCCGGTCGGCGAACATGGCGCAGGGCCGGCTCGTCGCGTACGCCTCGGACGGCCAGCCGATCGCCACCTACGACGAGGAACTCGCCGCCGCCCTGCGGACGACCACCCGCTAGGCGAGGCCGCGGGGCCCCGCCCAGCGGTGACGGTCAGCGGGTTGCGGCGGCCAGGGCGGTGCGGAGCTTGTCGGCGTCGCTCTGGGTCGGGTGCTCCCAGTCCGTCGGGTCGGCGGAGTAGATGGTCCCGTAGGCCGGGGTGTCCGGCTGGTAGCGCCATCCCTCGGCCAACGGCCCGACGTCCACCGCGTCGTAGCCGATGCGGTCCAGGAATGCCGTCACCTCGGCTTTCGCGGCGGCGTCGTCGCCGGCGATCGCGAGGGCGCTGCGGTCGACGGCGCCGGACGGCCGGGCCAGCGAGTCCAGGTGCTTGAAGAAGATGTTGTTGAAGACCTTGACCACGCGGGCGTCCGGCAGGTGCCGCTGGAGCAGTTCGCTGCTGGTGACCTCTCCGGAGTCCAGCTCCGGAAAGTTGCCGTCGCGCTGGGGGTAGTAGTTGTTGGTGTCGATGACGACCTTGCCGGCCAGCGGCTCGACCGGCACCGCCCGGTAGGCCTTGAGCGGAACGCTGACCACCACGAGGTCGCCGACCCGCGCCGCGTCCTGCGCCGTGCCGGCGCTGGCGTGCTCGCCCAACTCGTCGACCAGGTCGGTGAGCGTCTCCGGCCCCCGAGAGTTGCTCAGCACCACGTCGTAGCCGGCGGCCACCGCCAGTCGGGCCACTGTGCCGCCGATGTTGCCGCTGCCGATCAGTCCCACAGTTGTCATGTCGGTTCCCAACTCCGTCCACCCGCGACACATTCCGACCGTCGTGATGGGTTGTTCCGGTTGTCGAGGCGTCCACGGGTGCGCAGAATGCCGTCCGTGCAGTGTCTGACCGAGGATCTCGCGACCTTCGCCGCCGAAGCCGACGCCTGGTTGCGTCGCGAGCCCGTCCTGCACAACGTACTGCTCACGCTCGTCGCGGACCGGCTCTCCGGTGACCTGCCACTCTCCGGGGGCGAGCGGTTCGTCCGGGTGGTCGACGGCGGCGCGACGGTGGGTGCGTCGGTGCACACGCCGCCGCGCGGGCCGCTGCTCGGCGCGGTGTCGCCGGCGGTCGCGTGGGCGCTCGCCGAGCACTTCGCCCGGGCGGTGCCGCCGCTGGTCGAGGTGCACGGCCCGGTCCCGGCCGTGGCCGAGTTCGCCGAACGGTACGCCGAACGTGCCGGCAGGGTCGCCGTACCCGGCACCGCGCAGCGGATCTTCCGACTGGACGCGGTCCGGCCGCCGGTGGGTGTGGCCGGACGCGCCCGCCCGGCCACCGGCGCGGACCGGGACCTGCTGATCGCCTGGGCCGCCGCGTACGCCGCGGAGACGATGCCCGACGGCCCGTCGGTCGACGCGGCCGGGCAGATCGACGCCCGGCTGCCGCACGGCGGCCTGCTCTGGCTCTGGGAGCGGGCCGGCACACCGGTCTCGACGGCCTGGCTGAGCCGGCCGGTCGCCGGCGTGGTCCGTATCAGCGGCGTGTACACGCCCCCGGCGTGGCGGGGACGCGGCTACGCCAGCGGCTGCGTCGCGCACGCCACCCGGCACGCCCTGAACACCGGCGCCGCCGCCTGCACGCTCTACACCGACCTGACCAACCCCACCAGCAACCGGATCTACCAGTCCCTCGGCTACCGCCCCCTGTCGGACGCGGCGCAGTGGCGGTTCGCCGTGCCGTGATGCCGGCCGGGTCAGGCCGTGGCGGCGGGGAGCACCTTCTCGATGGCGGCGCGCAGTTCGTCGGCGCCGGGCTCGACGGTGGGGGCGAACCGGGCGGCGACCGTGCCGTCCGGGGCCACCAGGAACTTCTCGAAGTTCCACCGGACGTCCCCGGTGTGCCCGTCGGCGTCCGGGGTGTCCACCAGCGCGGCGTAGAGCGGGTGCCGGTCGGGGCCGTTGACGTCGACCTTCTCGGTGAGCGGGAAGGTGACCCCGTAGTTGACCTGGCAGAAGTCGCTGATCTCGGCCGCGCTGCCCGGCTCCTGCCCGGCGAACTGGTTGCAGGGCACGCCGAGCACCACCAGGCCGTTGTCGGCGTAGGAGTCCGCGAGGGTCTGGAGGCCGGCGTACTGCGGGGTGAGGCCGCAGCGGGAGGCCACGTTGACGACCAGCAGCGCCCGGTCGCGGTAGCGGGCGAGGTCGGCGGGGCCGCCGTTGAGGGCGTCGATCGGGATGTCGAAGACGGTCATGTCCCGAGGCTACGCGCCGGCCGGCGGGGCTCCGGTGACGGGCGGAGCAGGCGCACTCCACGCACCAGCAGAAATCGAAACATGCACATCTTGACGAAGTGATGACGGCGTGAGTACCGTCTCACCATCTCTTTTGGAAAGTTTCCTAACAGTTCGGGAGACGCCTCATGAAAAGATCGCTCCGCCGGGCCCTCTGGGCCGGTGCCGTGGTCGCCGTGACCGTCGCGGCGGTGCCGATGACGACCGCGTTCGGCGCCGGCACGGTCACCACCACGTTCACCAAGGCACAGGACTGGGGGACCGGTCACGAGACGAAGGTGACCGTCACCAACGGGTCGAGTGCCACGGTCAGCACCTGGCGCATCGAGTTCGACCTGCCGTCGGGCACCACCATCAGCAGCGCCTGGGACGCCGACGTGACAAGCAGCGGCAACCACTACGTCGCGGTCAAGAAGAGCTGGGCCGGTGGGCTCGCCCCGGGCGCCTCCTTCAGCTGGGGCTACAACGGCACCGGCGCCTACAGGGCGCCACTGAACTGCACAGTCAACGGCGCGGCCTGCGGCGGCGGCACCCCTCCGCCGACCACTGCCCCGCCGACCACCACCCCGCCCACCACGGCGCCCCCCACCACCCCGCCGCCCACCACCCCGCCGCCGACCACCCCGCCGCCGAACCCGGGTGGCAAGAAGGTCGTCGGCTACTTCGCCGAGTGGGGCGTCTACGGGCGCAACTACCACGTCAAGAACATCCAGACCAGCGGGTCGGCCGCGAAGCTGACCCACATCCTGTACGCCTTCGGCAACACCACCGGCGGCCGCTGCGCCATCGGGGACAGCTACGCCGACTACGAGAAGGCGTACACCGCGGCGGACAGCGTCGACGGCGTCGCCGACACCTGGGACCAGCCGCTGCGCGGCAGCTTCAACCAGCTGCGCAAGCTCAAGCAGATGAACCCGCACCTCAAGGTGATCTGGTCCTTCGGTGGCTGGACCTGGTCCGGCGGCTTCACCCAGGCCGCGCAGAACCCGGCCGCCTTCGCGGAGAGCTGCTACAACCTGGTCGAGGACCCGCGCTGGGCGGACGTCTTCGACGGCATCGACGTCGACTGGGAGTACCCGAACGCCTGTGGCCTCACCTGCGACACCAGCGGCCCGAACGCGTTCAAGAACGTGATCAGCGCGCTGCGGTCGAGGTTCGGCTCCAACGCCCTGGTCACCGCCGCGATCACGGCGGACGGCAGCAACGGCGGCAAGATCGACGCCGCCGACTACGCCGGCGCCATCGGCAACCTCAACTGGCTGATGCCGATGACGTACGACTACTTCGGCGCGTTCAACGCCCAGGGCCCGACCGCCCCGCACTCCCCGCTCACCTCCTACACCGGCATCCCGCAGCAGGGCTTCAACTCCGACGCGGCGATCCAGAAGCTCAAGAGCAAGGGCATCCCGGCCAACAAGCTGCTGCTCGGCATCGGCTTCTACGGCCGGGGCTGGACCGGCGTCACCCAGGCCGCCCCGGGCGGCAGCGCCACCGGCGCGGCGCCGGGCACGTACGAGGCGGGCATCGAGGACTACAAGGTCCTCAAGAACACCTGCCCGGCCACCGGAACGGTCGCCGGCACCGCGTACGCCAAGTGCGGCAGCAACTGGTGGAGCTACGACACCCCGTCGACCATCAACGGCAAGATGACGTACGCGAAGAACCAGGGCCTCGGTGGCGCGTTCTTCTGGGAGCTCTCCGGTGACACCGGCAACGGCGAGCTCATCGGCGCCATCAAGGGCGGTCTCGGCTGAGCCGAGGGCCGACGCACCACCCACACGGCGGGGAGGGGCACGCACCGCCCCTCCCCGCCCGTGACGTACCGGCCCGGTCGACGCCCAGCGTCGGCCGGGCCGCCGGCGTTGGGCCCGGTCCGCCCGATGTGGCAGACTCGCGGCTCGGCAGTCTCGATGTCCCCGTCGACGGAGGTGGTCATGCGCCCTACCCACCGCAGGCTGGCGGCCACCGCCGCCGGGCTGGTGCTGCTGCCGGTCGCCCTGGTCGGCTGCGGGCTCACCGGCGGCGACGACGAGCCGGCCGCCAAGCCCGAGCGGGTCCCCGCCGAGGAGGCCGCCAGCCGGTCCCGCGAGCGCGTGCAGGCGTACCTCGACGCGATGACCGCCAAGGACGTGGCCGCCGGCCGAAGCCAGCTCTGCGCGCTGCTGCACGAGGGCTTCGACCTGGGCGCGACCGGCCCCAACGGCGACTTCGCGGATCACTTCGAGGTGCCCACGGCGGCGATCACCGACGTCCGGTCCGGCCCGCGCGGCCAGGAGGTCAGCGTCTCGGTGTCGGTCACCGCCGGCAAGCGCAAGACCACCCGGCCGCTGGTGTTCACCGTCACCCGCGACGGCGGTGACTGGTGCATCGCCGGGGAAGCGCCGGGTGGCGCCGCGCCCGCCGGCCGGACGCCGGCCGGCGTCGTACCCTCGCCCGCTTCCTGACCTGCGCCCACCGGGACTGGTCTCCCATCTGCCGGAACCGTCCCCCTCGCCGCCCGGGCACCCCGGCGGTCGCCGTACGCTTTCTGTCATGCGCCATGAGTGGCATCAGCTGAGCCATCCCGCGGTGGGCAGCCCGGGCCTGCAGACCAGCCGACCGACAGTCGACTCCGCCGAGGACGCCGCTCTCGGCCTCGACCGCTGGCGGGACCTGCCCCGCGAGCAGACCCCGCCGTGGTCCGACCCGGCCACCGTCGCCCAGGTCTGCAAGGTGCTCGACACCGTGCCGTCGGTCGTCGCGCCCTACGAGGTGGACCAGCTCCGGCAGAAGCTCGCCCTGGTCTGCGAGGGCAAGGCCTTCCTGCTCCAGGGCGGTGACTGCGCCGAGACCTTCGCCGACAACACCGAGAGCCACCTGCTGGCCAACGCCCGCACCCTGCTCCAGATGGCGATCGTGCTCACCTACGGCGCGTCGCTGCCGGTGGTCAAGGTCGCCCGGGTCGCCGGCCAGTACACCAAGCCCCGCTCGCTGCCCACCGACGCGCGCGGTCTGCCCGCGTACCGCGGCGACATGATCAACTCGCTGGAGGCCGACCCGGCCGCCCGGGTCGCCGACCCGCAGCGCATGATCCGGGCGTACGCCAACTCGGCGGCGGCGATGAACATGCTCCGGGCGTACCTCGCCGGCGGACTCGCCGACCTGCACGCCGTGCACGACTGGAACAAGGGCTTCGTGAAGAACTCCCCGGCCGGGGAGCGCTACGAGGCGATCGCCCGGGAGATCGACCGGGCGTTGGCCTTCATCCGGGCCTGCGGGATGACCGACGACGAGGCGCTGCGCACCGTCACCCTCTACTGCTCCCACGAGGCCCTCGCCCTGGAGTACGACCGGGCGCTCACCCGGGTCTCCGACCGCCGGGCGTACGGGCTCTCCGGGCACTTCCTCTGGATCGGCGAGCGCACCCGGCAGATCGACGGCGCGCACATCGACTTCATCTCCCGGATCGCCAACCCCATCGGGGTCAAGCTCGGCCCGTCCACCTCGCCGGACGAGGCGATCGAGTTGTGCGAGAAGCTCAACCCGGACAACGTCCCCGGCCGGCTCACCCTGATCAGCCGGATGGGCAACCACCGGGTACGGGACGCCCTGCCGCCGATCGTGGCCAAGGTCACCGCGGCCGGCGCCAAGGTGGTCTGGCAGTGCGACCCGATGCACGGCAACACGCACGAGTCGTCCAACGGCTACAAGACCCGGCACTTCGACCGCATCGTCGACGAGGTGCTCGGCTACTTCGAGGTCCACCGCGGGCTGGACACCCACCCCGGTGGCCTGCACGTCGAACTGACCGGCGAGGACGTCACCGAGTGCCTCGGTGGCGCCCAGGGCATCGAGGACCTCGACCTGCCCGACCGGTACGAAACCGCCTGCGACCCGCGACTGAACACCCAGCAGTCGTTGGAGCTGGCCTTCCTGGTAGCGGAGATGTTGCGTGGCTGACGCATTCGTGGACCTGCGGTCCGACACGGTGACCCGACCGACCCCCGGCATGCGGGAGGCGATGGCCTCCGCCGAGGTCGGTGACGACGTCTACGGCGAGGACCCGACCGTCAACGCGCTGGAGGCCGAGGTCGCCGCGCTGTTCGGGCACGAGGCGGCACTGTTCGCGCCGAGCGGGTCGATGGCCAACCAGATCGCCCTGCAACTGCTGGTGTCGCCCGGCAACGAGCTGCTCTGCGACGCCGACGCGCACGTGGTCACGTACGAGATCGGCGCCGCGGCCGCGTACGGCGGAATCAGCTCCCGGACCTGGCCGGCGGTCGGCGCGGACATCGACCCGGAGGCGGTCGCCGGGATGATCCGGCCGGACGGCTACTTCGCCGTCCCCACCCGCGCGATCGCCGTCGAGCAGACCCACAACCGGGGCGGCGGGGGAGTGATCCCGCTGGCCACCCTGCGGGAGTTGCGGCGGGTCGCCGACGAGGCGGAGGTGGCCTTGCACTGCGACGGTGCCCGGATCTGGCACGCGCACGTCGCCGACGGTGTGCCGCTGGTCGAGTACGGCCAGCTCTTCGACACGCTGTCGGTCTGCCTCTCCAAGGGCCTCGGCGCACCGGTCGGCTCGTTGGTGGTGGGCAGCGCGGAGAAGATCGAACGGGCCCGGTTGATCCGCAAGCGGATGGGTGGCGGCATGCGCCAGGCCGGCATCCTCGCCGCCGCCGGCCGGTACGCGCTGGCGCACCACGTCGACCGGCTGGCCGAGGACCACGCCAGGGCGGCCCGGCTCGCCGAGGCGGTCGCGCCGTTCGGCGTGCTCGCCACCGCGGTCCGCACCAACCTGGTCCCGTTGGACCTGACCAAGCACGCGCTGGACGCGCGCGCACTGGCCGCCGCCGCTCGGGCCGAGGGTGTGCTGATCTCGGTGCTCGGCCCGCGTACCGCCCGCCTGGTCACCCACCTGGACCTCGACGACGCCGGCGTCACCCACGCCGCCACCGTCCTGACCCGCCTCCTGGCCGCCTGACCCCCCACCCCCGCGGCCCCCGCCGCCCCCCGCCCCCCGCCGCCTCCTGCCGCGTCGCCGCCCCCTGCCGCGTCGATCTAGGGAAAATCGTCGCTAGTTGATCTCTAGCCGTGACGATTTGCCCTAGATCGACGCGGCGCGCGCGGCAGGGCGCGGCGCGGCGCGGCGGGGCGGGGGCGCGACGCGGCCGGGCGGCGGCGCGGAGGGGCGGGGGCGCGACGCGGCCGGGCGGCGGCGCGGAGGGGCGGGAGTGGGGGTTAGGGGCGGAGGCGGCTGAGGGTGGCGATGTCGGCGACGTGGCCGACCTGCTTCTCGCTGGGCGTCTCCACGACGATCGGGACGCCGGCGGTGGCCGGGTGGGCCATCAGCTCGGCGAAGGCGGGCTCACCGATGGTGCCCTTGCCGATGTTCTCGTGCCGGTCCCGGGTGGAGCCGCACAGATCCTTCGAGTCGTTGGCGTGCACCAGCCGCAGCCGGTCCGCACCCACGGTGGCCACCAGCGTGTCCAGGGTCGCCGTCATGCCGCCCTCGGCCGCCAGGTCGTGCCCGGCCGCCCAGGCGTGGCAGGTGTCGAAGCAGACCCCGAGCATGGGGTGCCGGTCCACCGCGTCCAGGTAGGGCCCGAGCTGCTCCACCCGGGAGGCGAGCGACCGCCCGCCGCCCGCGCTCGGCTCGACCAGCAGCATCGGCCCGCCGGCCTCGGCGGCCCAGTCGAGCAGCGGCAGAAGCTCCCGGTGGACCTGGCGCATCGCCTCCTCGGCGTACCCCTCGTCCACCGAACTGCCCGCGTGGAACACCACCGCCCGGGCGCCGATCGCCATGCCCCGGCGTAGCGCGTGCGCCAGCGTCTGGGCCGACCGCTCGACCGTGGCCGGGGTGGGCGAGCCCAGGTTGACCAGCAGCGAGGCATGGATGAAGGCCGGCACGCCCCGCTCGGCGCAACCGTCGCGGAACAGCGCGTCCTGCGCCGGGTCACCCGGGGGCAGCGCCCAGCCTCGCGAGTTGGAGACGTAGACCTGCACCACCTCGGCCCCGGTCGCGTCGACGTACGGCAGGGCAGCCCTGGCCAGCCCGCCGGAGGTGGGGGTGTGCGCGCCGACCGGTCGGGAGCGGGTCACCGGCATCTCAGAAACACCCGATGGTGATCTGGGTGCCCGGTGGCACCGGCGAGTTCTCGCCCGGGTTCTGGTAACGGACCACGGCGTTCGGGTTGAGCTGGACGGCCACCGGGAAGCCCTGGCTCTCCAGCGTCTGCTTGGCCTGCTGGCAGGGCAGGTCGACCACCCGGGGTACGACCACCAGCGGCGGGCCCTTGCTGACCTCCAGCTTGACCTGGGTGCCCTTCTCCACGCCGGTGCCGTCGGCCGGACTCTGACCCAGGATCTCGTCCTTGGGCTTGTCGGAGTCCTTGTAGGTCTCCACCAGCACCAGGTTGAGCCGGGCAAGGGTCGTCCGGGCCTCGGTCAGGCTCTTGCCGACCAGGTTCGGCACCGACACCGGCGCCCGGCCCCGGCTCAGGATGAGGGTGATCTTCGCGCCCGGTTTGACCTCGGTGCCCACCTTGGGGGAACTGTCCACCACGACTCCGGCCGGCAGGTTGTCGTCGTAGCGGGGGGTGCCCTTGGCCACCACCAGGTTCGCGTTGACCAGGTCCGCCTCGGCCAGCTCGAACTCCTTGCCGATCACGTCCGGCACCGGGAAGCGCTCCGGGCCCAGCGAGAGGGTCAGGGTGATCGTGCCGCCCTTGACGATCTTGGTGGCCGAAGCCGGGCTCTGCCCCAGCACGCTGTCCTTCGGCGCCTTCTCGTCGTAGCGCGGCTCGCCGTAGGCCAGGGTGAGCCCGGCGCGTTCGGCCCGCGCCTGCGCATCGGCCTTGCTCAGGCTGACCAGCTGCGGGGCTGCCGTGTAGCGGCCGACGCCGAACCACCAGCCGCCGAGCCCGGCCACCAGGACCAGCATCACCACCACGGCCCCGACGGCCAGCCGGCCCCGCGGGTGGGCCAGTACCGTGCCGCGCAGCGCGGCGAGTCGGGACCCCAGGCTGTCCGCCGGTGTCGGGGCGGCCCGCCGTCGGCCCGGCCCCTGCCCACCGCCCTCGGGCAGCCGGGCCCAGGCCGGGCGCTCGGCCGGGCGGACGGTGGCGACCATCATGGTCGGCTGTGCCACCGGCGGCTCGTCGGTCACCCGGCGCAGCACGGCGGTACGGCTGTTGACGTCGCCCAGGTCGTCCCGGGCCGTCTGCACCTCGGCCAGCAGCGCTCCGGCGTCGGCGGGCCGGGCCCCGGGGTCACGCCGGGTGGCCCGCTGAACCAGATCGTCGAGGATCGGCGGTAGGCCCGGCACCAGCGTCGACGGTGCCGGCACGTCGCGGTCGACATGCTGCCAGGCCACGTCCACCGGGCGGTCACCGTCGTAGGGCACCCGACCGGTGAGCATCTCGAACAGCACGATGCCCGCCGAGTAGACGTCGGTGCGCGGATCGGCCCTGCCCTCGGTGACCAGCTCCGGGGCGACGTACGCCACGGTGGCCATCAGCTGGTTGCCCTGCTCCTCGTCGGCGCTCGCCTCGACCGCCCGGGCCAACCCGAAGTCGGCCACCTTGACCACGCTGTCCACCAGGTTGGCGACACCACCGGTGGGCGCCTCGGCGACCAGCACGTTCTCCGGCTTGACGTCCCGGTGCACCAGGCCGGCGCGGTGCGCGGCGGCGATCGCGGCGAGCATCTGCTCGGCGATGGCCAGCGCCTCGTCCGGGTTGAGCCGGCGCCGCTCGGCCAGCACGTCGCGCAGCGTGCGGCCGCGGACGTACTCCATCACCAGGTACGGCAGCCCGCCGTGGGTGCCCTGGTCGTAGACCGCCACCACGTTCGGGTGGGTCAGCCGGGCGATGGTCTTCGCCTCGTCGGTGAACCGGGCCACGAAGTTGGCGATCCGGGCCCGGGCCTCGGACGCCTGCGTCGGATGAATGATCTTGACAGCGACGGTGCGCTCGAGGCGCTCGTCGGTGGCGGTGTACACGGTCGCCATGCCGCCACGAGCCACGCGACCGCGAATGCGGTAGCGCCCGTCGATCAGCGAGCCCAGCAACGTGTCGGCGACCTGTGTGTCCATCGGCAGGGAGTCTATGTGTCCAGGGGGCAAAGGTTGAACAGGATGCTACAGCCGGCGGCGAACCTGATCCGTCCCGCTGCGCTCGCCGAGCCTGTTCCGACCCCTGATCCGCTGGTCACCGGTCCGTTCATCGGGTGTTCGGACCGGTCGTCCCGGGGTGCCCGGTGGCCCGTGCGGGCAGTGGCGTGGCAGGGTGATCGGGTGACCGAACCCGTACCCGACCAGGCCGTGCCCGGCCCCGAGCTCGCCGGCCCCGCAGACCCGGCCGGCTGGCTCACCCTGCCCGACGTCGCCGAGCGCCTCGACGTGTCGATCAGCAAGGTGCACCAGATGATCCGCGACCGGGAGCTGCTGGCGGTCCGCCGCGACGGCATCCGCCGGGTGCCGGCGGACCTGGTGGCCAACCAGACCGTGCTCAAGCACCTGCCTGGCGTGCTCAACCTGCTCTCCGACAACGGCTACGACGACGAGGCCGCGCTGCGCTGGCTCTACGAGCCGGACGACGCCCTCCCCGGCGCCACCCCGGCCGCCGCCCTCTCCGGCGACCAGGCCCGCGAAGTCAAACGCCGAGCCCAAGCCCTCGGCTTCTAACCCTCCGGCCCTCCCCGCGCCTCCCCGCGCTTCCCCGCGCTTCCCCGCGCGTTGATCATGAAGTTGGCGACGTCCGAAACGGCGTGTCGCGTCGCTAACTTCATGGTCAACGCGCGGGATGGGGTCCGGCCCGGGGGACGGGGAGGGGGCCGGGGGTCAGTCGGCGCGGCGGGTGGCGGCTATCGCCAGGTCGACCAGGGCCTGGCGGGCCTCGGTGTCGAGGTCGACGGCGGCCAGCGCCGCCAGTGCCGCGTCGGTGAGCGTGACGATCCGCTGCTCGGTACGGGCCAGCGCCCCGCTCGCGGTGATCAGCTCGCGCAGCTGGGTCACCCCCCGCTCGTCGAGCTGCGGATCGCCGAGCCGGCTGAGCAGAAGCTCCCGGCCGGCGTCGTCGGTGGCCTCCACGGCCGCCGCCACCAGGTAGGTGCGCTTGCCCTCACGCAGGTCGTCCCCGGCCGGCTTGCCGGTCTGCGCCGGGTCGCCGAAGACCCCCAGCACGTCGTCGCGCAGCTGGAACGCCTCGCCCAGCGGCAGCCCGTACGCCGAGTAGGCCGTCCGCACGTCCGCCGACGCGTCGGCCAGCGCGGCGCCGAGCAGCAGCGGACGCTCGACCGTGTACTTCGCCGACTTGTACCGGGCGACCTTGCTGGCCCGTTCCACCGAGGTGTCCCCGGTGACCTGGGTCAGCACGTCGAGGTACTGCCCGACGGTGACCTCGGTGCGCATCTCGTCGAAGACCGGCCGGGCCCGGGCCACCGCCCGCAGGTCCAGTCCCGCGGAGTGCAGCAACTCGTCGGACCAGACCAGGCAGAGATCGCCGAGCAGGATCGCCGCCGCGTCGCCGAACCCGTCCGGGTCGCCGCCCCAGCCGGCCGCCCGGTGCCGGGCGGCGAACCGCCGGTGCACCGCCGGCTCGCCGCGCCGGGTGTCGGAGCGATCCATCAGGTCGTCGTGGATCAGGGCGCTGGCCTGCACGAACTCCAGCGCGGCCAGGGCGGTGAGCACCTGGTCGGCGTCCACTCCGCCGGCGCCGCGGAACCCCCAGTACGCGAAGGCCGGCCGCAGCCGCTTGCCGCCGCCGAGCACGAATGCCTCGATCGCCTCCGCCACCGGGGCCAGGGCGTCGTCAACGCCGGTCAACCGGGCCCGCTGGCCGGCCAGGAACTCGGTGAGGGCCTTGTCGACCCGCTGCCGCAGGCCGGCACGGTCGACGGGAGACACGGAAGCAGCGTGGGTCACGCCACGACGCTAGCCGGTCGCCGCGTACCGCGCTCCACCGCCACTCGTCGTGCCGCCGGCCCGCTCGCCGGTGCGGCCCCGGCCCGGCCGTCCGCCCGGCCGCGCGCCGGCCCCCGCCCGGCCCGGCCCGGTGGCCCGCGCCGGGCCGGCTCGCCGGGTGACCGCGGCGGCCTCGGCGAGCGTCACCAGCGGCACGTCCAGCACCACGGCGAGCCACCCGAGCCAGAACCCTCCCGGTACGCGTCGTTGCCGTTCCCACCGGGACACCTCGTGCCGGCTCAACGTCGGCACCCCCGCTGCGGCACACAACTCGGCGGCGGTGCGCTGCTGGCTCCAGCCCCGGGCCAGCCGGCACCGGGCGAGCAACGGGCCGAGCTGTGCTGGGCGCGGCGGTGGGGGCGGGGTCATCGGTCCTCCCGGCGGGCGTCGGTGCGGCGACGGGCGCCCGCCCGACCGGACGGGACCGGCGTCACCGCTCGGTTGCTGACCCCCGCGCGGGCCCCCGGGCCGCCCCCGCCGACCCTCCCGCGCCACCCATTACTACCCCGTGGGTACGACGGCCCTCCGCCCACCTGGCCACGGCGCGCGGGACGGCACCG
Above is a window of Micromonospora coriariae DNA encoding:
- a CDS encoding deoxyribonuclease IV; its protein translation is MPVTRSRPVGAHTPTSGGLARAALPYVDATGAEVVQVYVSNSRGWALPPGDPAQDALFRDGCAERGVPAFIHASLLVNLGSPTPATVERSAQTLAHALRRGMAIGARAVVFHAGSSVDEGYAEEAMRQVHRELLPLLDWAAEAGGPMLLVEPSAGGGRSLASRVEQLGPYLDAVDRHPMLGVCFDTCHAWAAGHDLAAEGGMTATLDTLVATVGADRLRLVHANDSKDLCGSTRDRHENIGKGTIGEPAFAELMAHPATAGVPIVVETPSEKQVGHVADIATLSRLRP
- the pknB gene encoding Stk1 family PASTA domain-containing Ser/Thr kinase, whose amino-acid sequence is MDTQVADTLLGSLIDGRYRIRGRVARGGMATVYTATDERLERTVAVKIIHPTQASEARARIANFVARFTDEAKTIARLTHPNVVAVYDQGTHGGLPYLVMEYVRGRTLRDVLAERRRLNPDEALAIAEQMLAAIAAAHRAGLVHRDVKPENVLVAEAPTGGVANLVDSVVKVADFGLARAVEASADEEQGNQLMATVAYVAPELVTEGRADPRTDVYSAGIVLFEMLTGRVPYDGDRPVDVAWQHVDRDVPAPSTLVPGLPPILDDLVQRATRRDPGARPADAGALLAEVQTARDDLGDVNSRTAVLRRVTDEPPVAQPTMMVATVRPAERPAWARLPEGGGQGPGRRRAAPTPADSLGSRLAALRGTVLAHPRGRLAVGAVVVMLVLVAGLGGWWFGVGRYTAAPQLVSLSKADAQARAERAGLTLAYGEPRYDEKAPKDSVLGQSPASATKIVKGGTITLTLSLGPERFPVPDVIGKEFELAEADLVNANLVVAKGTPRYDDNLPAGVVVDSSPKVGTEVKPGAKITLILSRGRAPVSVPNLVGKSLTEARTTLARLNLVLVETYKDSDKPKDEILGQSPADGTGVEKGTQVKLEVSKGPPLVVVPRVVDLPCQQAKQTLESQGFPVAVQLNPNAVVRYQNPGENSPVPPGTQITIGCF
- a CDS encoding threonine aldolase family protein, translated to MADAFVDLRSDTVTRPTPGMREAMASAEVGDDVYGEDPTVNALEAEVAALFGHEAALFAPSGSMANQIALQLLVSPGNELLCDADAHVVTYEIGAAAAYGGISSRTWPAVGADIDPEAVAGMIRPDGYFAVPTRAIAVEQTHNRGGGGVIPLATLRELRRVADEAEVALHCDGARIWHAHVADGVPLVEYGQLFDTLSVCLSKGLGAPVGSLVVGSAEKIERARLIRKRMGGGMRQAGILAAAGRYALAHHVDRLAEDHARAARLAEAVAPFGVLATAVRTNLVPLDLTKHALDARALAAAARAEGVLISVLGPRTARLVTHLDLDDAGVTHAATVLTRLLAA
- a CDS encoding Rv2175c family DNA-binding protein, whose protein sequence is MTEPVPDQAVPGPELAGPADPAGWLTLPDVAERLDVSISKVHQMIRDRELLAVRRDGIRRVPADLVANQTVLKHLPGVLNLLSDNGYDDEAALRWLYEPDDALPGATPAAALSGDQAREVKRRAQALGF
- a CDS encoding class II 3-deoxy-7-phosphoheptulonate synthase produces the protein MRHEWHQLSHPAVGSPGLQTSRPTVDSAEDAALGLDRWRDLPREQTPPWSDPATVAQVCKVLDTVPSVVAPYEVDQLRQKLALVCEGKAFLLQGGDCAETFADNTESHLLANARTLLQMAIVLTYGASLPVVKVARVAGQYTKPRSLPTDARGLPAYRGDMINSLEADPAARVADPQRMIRAYANSAAAMNMLRAYLAGGLADLHAVHDWNKGFVKNSPAGERYEAIAREIDRALAFIRACGMTDDEALRTVTLYCSHEALALEYDRALTRVSDRRAYGLSGHFLWIGERTRQIDGAHIDFISRIANPIGVKLGPSTSPDEAIELCEKLNPDNVPGRLTLISRMGNHRVRDALPPIVAKVTAAGAKVVWQCDPMHGNTHESSNGYKTRHFDRIVDEVLGYFEVHRGLDTHPGGLHVELTGEDVTECLGGAQGIEDLDLPDRYETACDPRLNTQQSLELAFLVAEMLRG